A stretch of the Bacillus sp. FJAT-18017 genome encodes the following:
- a CDS encoding type IA DNA topoisomerase produces MKKVIISEKPSVAKNIADALKIKGKQDGYYEGDDYIITWAFGHLLQLWDAKDYDTKMAKWKMDNFPFIPEQFKYKVKSDPRNRDKEDLGAKKQLKVIHSLIKRADVDGIVSACDFDREGQLIGDSIIYNSKTKKPVFRLLLNEWTPNEVLNGLASLRPNTDLRPLQDAGVSRQWADWTIGINLTSAATLKYQKGSGKALNIGRVLLPTLKIIYDRDLEIERFVPETYFKLSALFKTSKNEEYEGTYNEKETEKFKDKSQLEEIVAKLEGHDGVVTDKKVEKKRELPPFLFNLSNLQGYITSKYKGWTADKVLKVAQSLYEKKFITYPRTASSVLEESLAGKAAKVLDNLKKELPYKDEVVFKKSKRVFDSSRVESHSAIMPTYMMPKSLTADEAIVYNAIKNRFIMQFMPAAEYEETRITTEIPEAALAGVFLSKGRIELVEGWKKVEKIDSKETLLPNVQIQEKVAVAGTDLSTHQTKPPKHHTEKTLLRVMETCGKGHEEEDSTEMMEAILAGFSIGTPATRAETIKKLKDIGYIEAQNKNLICTELGRRLVETFPIHELFDLEFTGRLEKTLADIEKRRVAKDEFLSMIFGFTSESVEKIKAGEATILQEVKRERKSAEALGKCPECGEGSIIEGFKGYGCSNWKSGCKFVVWKNDKFLAALKKKPTVTMVKSILKNGFANVKGLTSKKGTKFDAILRYEKNEEKGYYSWKMEFPEKTAGPAKKGAPARTRKTSNPTA; encoded by the coding sequence GTGAAAAAAGTAATTATCTCCGAAAAGCCGTCGGTTGCGAAAAACATTGCCGATGCCCTCAAAATCAAGGGAAAACAGGACGGTTATTATGAGGGAGACGACTATATTATTACATGGGCGTTCGGGCATCTGCTGCAGCTCTGGGATGCGAAAGATTATGATACGAAGATGGCAAAGTGGAAAATGGATAATTTCCCTTTCATACCCGAACAGTTTAAATATAAAGTGAAGAGCGATCCGAGGAACCGGGATAAGGAGGACCTTGGCGCGAAAAAGCAGCTGAAGGTGATCCATAGCCTGATCAAGCGGGCGGATGTTGACGGAATTGTCTCGGCATGCGACTTCGACCGGGAAGGCCAATTGATTGGCGACAGTATTATTTACAACAGCAAAACGAAGAAGCCTGTTTTTCGGCTGCTTCTGAATGAATGGACACCTAATGAAGTGCTGAATGGCCTTGCTTCACTGCGGCCGAATACGGACCTACGACCGCTGCAGGATGCAGGGGTGAGCCGCCAGTGGGCGGATTGGACGATTGGCATCAACCTGACATCGGCAGCAACGTTAAAGTACCAAAAGGGTTCAGGGAAGGCTCTTAATATCGGGCGGGTGCTGCTGCCGACATTGAAAATCATTTATGACAGGGACCTTGAAATTGAAAGGTTTGTCCCGGAAACATATTTCAAGCTTTCGGCACTATTCAAGACTTCAAAGAATGAAGAATACGAGGGAACTTATAACGAAAAAGAGACGGAAAAATTTAAGGATAAGTCCCAGCTAGAGGAAATTGTTGCAAAGCTTGAAGGGCACGATGGAGTTGTTACCGACAAAAAGGTTGAGAAAAAGCGGGAGCTGCCTCCATTCCTGTTCAATCTTTCCAACTTACAGGGATATATAACGAGCAAATACAAGGGCTGGACAGCGGATAAGGTGCTGAAGGTTGCCCAGTCGCTGTATGAGAAAAAGTTCATCACATATCCGAGGACGGCTAGCTCTGTGCTTGAGGAGTCACTTGCGGGCAAGGCAGCAAAGGTTCTGGATAATTTGAAAAAGGAACTCCCCTACAAGGATGAAGTTGTTTTTAAAAAATCAAAGCGCGTATTTGACTCGTCAAGGGTTGAAAGCCATAGTGCGATCATGCCGACCTATATGATGCCGAAGTCGCTTACTGCAGACGAAGCGATTGTTTATAACGCAATTAAGAACCGTTTCATTATGCAGTTTATGCCCGCGGCAGAGTATGAGGAAACAAGGATTACGACTGAAATTCCAGAGGCAGCTCTCGCCGGGGTGTTTTTATCAAAGGGGCGAATTGAGCTTGTCGAAGGCTGGAAGAAGGTTGAAAAAATTGATTCGAAGGAGACGCTCCTTCCAAACGTGCAGATTCAGGAAAAAGTCGCAGTAGCCGGGACCGATTTGTCGACGCACCAAACCAAGCCTCCAAAGCACCATACCGAGAAAACGCTGCTCCGGGTGATGGAGACTTGCGGAAAAGGGCACGAGGAAGAAGATAGCACCGAAATGATGGAGGCGATCCTCGCAGGCTTCAGTATCGGCACACCGGCGACAAGGGCGGAAACAATCAAGAAGCTGAAGGATATTGGCTATATCGAAGCTCAGAACAAGAATTTGATTTGTACCGAGCTTGGCAGAAGGCTGGTCGAAACGTTTCCTATCCACGAGCTGTTTGACCTCGAATTCACCGGCAGACTTGAAAAGACACTTGCTGATATTGAAAAGCGAAGGGTCGCAAAGGATGAATTTTTATCGATGATTTTCGGATTTACATCTGAATCGGTTGAAAAGATTAAGGCCGGCGAGGCCACAATCCTCCAGGAAGTAAAGCGGGAGCGGAAGTCTGCGGAAGCTCTTGGCAAATGCCCGGAATGCGGCGAGGGCAGCATTATTGAAGGGTTTAAGGGATACGGCTGCAGCAACTGGAAGAGCGGCTGCAAGTTTGTAGTCTGGAAAAACGATAAATTCCTTGCTGCGTTAAAAAAGAAGCCTACCGTAACAATGGTGAAAAGCATCCTGAAAAATGGCTTTGCTAACGTAAAGGGGCTAACGAGCAAGAAAGGCACCAAGTTTGATGCGATCCTCCGTTATGAAAAGAACGAGGAAAAGGGATATTACTCGTGGAAAATGGAGTTTCCGGAAAAGACTGCCGGTCCTGCTAAAAAAGGCGCTCCGGCAAGAACCCGGAAAACTTCCAACCCCACAGCGTAA
- a CDS encoding reverse transcriptase-like protein: MKYKLEWDFKIKGSDNVHFSSDWLDGETALSTGEELEKTGKAVEISYEDELGTTWTLKEMRKLLEETEEDPHDVVVYFDGGFQKETNEAGLGAVVFFKQGKKKFRVRANEKIAEMETNNEAEYAAMYFAVSLFEEYGISNMPCEFRGDSQGVLKQLEGEWPCYEEVLNKWLDRIEKKLEELGIKPSYKVLSRNENKEADKLASQALAGKKIMAKTQLL, translated from the coding sequence ATGAAATATAAATTAGAATGGGATTTTAAAATAAAGGGCAGTGACAATGTCCATTTCAGCTCAGATTGGCTGGACGGAGAAACCGCTCTTTCAACCGGCGAAGAACTTGAAAAGACAGGAAAAGCGGTTGAAATTTCCTATGAGGATGAACTAGGTACAACCTGGACGTTAAAGGAAATGCGGAAATTGCTTGAAGAGACCGAGGAAGACCCGCATGATGTTGTCGTTTATTTTGATGGCGGTTTCCAAAAAGAAACAAATGAGGCCGGGCTTGGAGCTGTTGTCTTTTTCAAACAGGGGAAGAAAAAGTTCCGGGTGCGGGCCAATGAAAAAATTGCCGAGATGGAAACGAACAATGAGGCGGAATATGCGGCGATGTACTTTGCTGTCTCATTATTCGAGGAGTATGGGATTAGCAATATGCCTTGCGAGTTCCGGGGAGATTCGCAGGGAGTGCTGAAGCAGCTCGAAGGCGAATGGCCATGCTATGAAGAAGTACTGAACAAATGGCTCGATCGAATTGAAAAGAAATTAGAGGAATTAGGGATTAAACCTTCTTACAAGGTTCTTTCGCGGAATGAAAACAAAGAAGCGGATAAGCTTGCAAGCCAAGCGCTGGCCGGAAAAAAAATCATGGCAAAGACCCAGTTGCTGTAG
- a CDS encoding reverse transcriptase-like protein: protein MIEVYVDGASAGNPGPSGAGIFIKGHGGADSFSIPLGTMSNHEAEYHAFIKALEICLEKGYKTVSFRTDSELVNRAVEKEFAKNKNFAPLLEHALKLSRQFDLFFMKWIPSSENKTADELARIAIRKNIPIAGEEA from the coding sequence TTGATAGAAGTATACGTCGATGGGGCCAGCGCAGGCAATCCCGGGCCGAGCGGTGCTGGTATTTTCATCAAGGGGCATGGCGGAGCCGACAGCTTTTCGATTCCGCTCGGTACAATGTCCAATCATGAAGCCGAATACCATGCCTTTATAAAAGCGCTGGAAATTTGCCTTGAAAAAGGATACAAGACAGTTTCCTTCAGAACCGATTCAGAACTGGTTAACCGGGCTGTTGAGAAGGAATTTGCCAAAAATAAAAACTTTGCCCCGCTGCTTGAACACGCTCTCAAGCTCAGCAGGCAATTTGATTTATTTTTTATGAAATGGATCCCAAGCAGTGAAAACAAGACCGCCGACGAGCTTGCAAGAATTGCAATTAGAAAGAACATCCCGATTGCAGGGGAGGAAGCCTGA
- a CDS encoding zinc-finger domain-containing protein — protein MEKRTIERRQLFREINSLLVQYCDGCFLQKQNLSDSGRRKSHKFCISQCTVGEQLKSLGDQLSGK, from the coding sequence ATGGAAAAAAGAACAATTGAACGGAGGCAGTTATTCCGGGAAATCAATTCTCTCCTGGTTCAATACTGCGATGGCTGCTTTTTGCAAAAGCAGAATCTGTCCGACTCCGGAAGAAGAAAGTCACATAAATTTTGCATCAGCCAATGTACGGTCGGCGAGCAGCTAAAATCGCTTGGAGACCAGTTGTCAGGAAAATAA
- a CDS encoding DMT family transporter, producing the protein MNKQLLADGTLILVAFIWGTTFVLVQNAISFLEPFSFNGVRFMAAALVLGLWLILFERKQLKQLNKNIIFAGFLLGVFLFIGYAAQTAGLLYTTSSKAGFITGLSVVLVPMFSFLLMKQQPSRNAILGVIIATIGLFLLTMGGVAGLNKGDALVFICAIGFALQIILTGKYSRSFPSLLLTVIQIGTVGILSTGSAFIFEDWGNAFKPDILLSTEVLLALIICSLFATAFAFLVQTSLQKHTSPTRVALIFAMEPVFAAGAGYFWANETLTLSALIGCLLIFAGMIFSELPSKSARRLGQQATLDYSAEKPGA; encoded by the coding sequence ATGAACAAACAACTTCTAGCAGACGGTACCCTAATACTGGTTGCATTTATATGGGGGACCACCTTTGTCCTCGTCCAAAATGCGATTAGTTTTCTCGAGCCTTTTTCTTTTAATGGAGTTAGGTTCATGGCTGCCGCCCTGGTTTTAGGACTCTGGCTTATTTTATTTGAACGGAAACAGCTAAAGCAGCTGAACAAAAACATAATCTTTGCAGGATTTTTACTCGGTGTGTTTTTATTTATCGGCTATGCCGCGCAAACTGCTGGACTGTTGTACACCACTTCTTCAAAGGCTGGATTTATTACGGGCCTTAGCGTCGTCCTCGTCCCGATGTTTTCTTTCTTGCTGATGAAGCAGCAGCCAAGCCGGAATGCCATCCTTGGTGTCATTATCGCGACAATCGGGCTGTTTTTACTGACAATGGGCGGTGTTGCCGGACTCAATAAAGGTGATGCCCTCGTATTTATTTGTGCAATTGGTTTCGCATTGCAAATCATTCTTACTGGTAAGTACAGCCGCAGCTTCCCTTCGCTATTATTAACTGTCATACAAATTGGAACAGTCGGCATTCTTTCAACTGGCTCCGCTTTTATATTTGAGGATTGGGGAAATGCATTCAAACCGGACATTTTGCTCTCCACGGAAGTATTGCTCGCTCTTATCATTTGTTCTTTATTTGCGACTGCTTTCGCATTCCTGGTTCAGACATCACTTCAGAAGCATACGTCTCCAACAAGGGTAGCATTAATTTTTGCAATGGAGCCAGTTTTTGCTGCAGGCGCCGGATATTTTTGGGCGAATGAGACCCTTACATTGTCTGCACTAATTGGTTGTTTATTGATTTTTGCAGGAATGATTTTCTCAGAACTGCCTTCAAAGTCAGCAAGGCGGCTTGGTCAGCAAGCAACTCTTGACTATAGCGCCGAAAAGCCGGGCGCGTAA
- a CDS encoding glutathione peroxidase, protein MSVYEFEARTIKGEEVSMSDYEGKVLLIVNTASKCGFTPQYDGLQELYTEYKDKGLAVLGFPSNQFGGQEPGTEEQIESFCSLNYGVTFPMFAKVDVKGDDAHPLFEYLSKEAPGILGSKSIKWNFTKFLVDRDGKPVARYASTIKPGDIKKDIEKLLSK, encoded by the coding sequence ATGTCAGTATATGAATTTGAGGCAAGGACAATCAAAGGCGAGGAAGTATCCATGAGTGATTACGAAGGAAAAGTTCTGCTCATTGTCAATACGGCTAGCAAGTGTGGATTTACTCCTCAATATGACGGCCTTCAGGAGCTTTATACTGAATATAAGGATAAGGGCCTGGCTGTTTTAGGCTTTCCAAGCAACCAGTTTGGCGGCCAGGAACCCGGGACCGAAGAGCAGATTGAATCGTTTTGCAGCCTGAATTACGGTGTGACCTTCCCGATGTTTGCCAAAGTGGATGTCAAGGGTGATGATGCGCATCCGCTTTTTGAGTACTTGTCAAAAGAGGCTCCGGGTATCCTCGGTAGCAAAAGCATCAAATGGAATTTCACGAAATTCCTTGTGGACCGGGATGGAAAGCCGGTAGCCAGGTATGCTTCCACGATAAAACCAGGAGATATAAAAAAGGATATTGAGAAGCTGCTATCAAAATAG
- a CDS encoding DegV family protein, which translates to MKKTAWVTDSTAFLDEELRGNPDLYSIPLTVIMDGEEYADGIDLTAAELFAKLRELKTPPKTSQPSVGAFKDLFEKLAENYDEIIAVLLSSKLSGTVSSSEQAAQLVDIPVTTIDSKILAFPLSALLKKGIELAKEGKDSAAIKQELEKHRDENETYVLIGSLEQLHRSGRMGGVQFFLGSMLSITPIISIEDGKLEVKEKARSSRKAKDKIEGYLRSAYEKHGFSEVYLLYGLHEDAALQWQKELEPQFPEIKFKRCPLGAVIGVHAGENTLGISWYHNIG; encoded by the coding sequence TTGAAAAAGACGGCCTGGGTTACGGATAGCACTGCCTTCCTCGATGAGGAACTGCGCGGCAATCCGGACCTGTATTCTATTCCATTGACCGTGATCATGGACGGAGAGGAATATGCGGACGGCATTGATTTAACCGCAGCGGAGCTTTTTGCCAAACTGCGCGAGTTAAAAACGCCTCCGAAGACTTCACAGCCATCAGTTGGTGCCTTCAAGGATTTGTTCGAAAAGCTGGCGGAAAACTATGACGAAATCATTGCGGTCCTGCTTTCGTCAAAGCTTAGCGGAACAGTTTCTTCAAGCGAACAGGCGGCGCAGCTTGTTGATATCCCTGTTACAACAATTGATTCGAAAATTCTTGCCTTCCCATTATCTGCTCTTCTAAAAAAGGGAATTGAGTTAGCGAAGGAAGGGAAGGATTCAGCGGCAATTAAGCAAGAACTTGAAAAGCACCGGGACGAGAATGAGACATATGTGCTGATTGGCAGCCTGGAACAGCTGCATAGAAGCGGGAGAATGGGCGGTGTCCAATTTTTCCTCGGCAGCATGCTTAGCATCACACCGATCATATCAATCGAGGACGGTAAGTTGGAAGTAAAGGAAAAAGCCAGAAGCAGCAGGAAAGCTAAGGATAAAATTGAAGGCTATCTGCGATCTGCCTATGAGAAGCATGGTTTTAGTGAAGTCTATTTACTTTATGGCCTTCATGAGGATGCCGCGCTGCAATGGCAAAAGGAACTGGAGCCGCAATTCCCTGAGATTAAATTCAAACGTTGTCCACTTGGAGCAGTCATTGGCGTCCATGCTGGCGAGAACACGCTTGGCATCAGCTGGTATCATAATATTGGGTAA
- a CDS encoding formate--tetrahydrofolate ligase, with product MKHKSDIEIAQEAKMKPITEIAAMLGLAEDDLELYGKYKAKLSTDVLKKLQTRPSGKIILVTAINPTPAGEGKSTVTVGLGDAFNKIGKKAMIAMREPSLGPTMGIKGGAAGGGYSQVLPMEDINLHFTGDLHAITTANNALAALIDNHLQQGNELRIDSRRIVWKRAVDLNDRALRKVIIGLGGPIQGVPREDGFDITVASEIMAVLCLATDLEDLKRRLAQMVVAYNDQKEPVTAGDLGVEGALTLLLKDAVKPNIVQTIEHTPAMVHGGPFANIAHGCNSVIATTTAAKLADYVITEAGFGADLGAEKFLHIKSRSAQINPEAVVIVATIRALKMHGGVPKNELSTENIPALTLGFANLKKHIETIREFGLPAVVAVNKFVTDSAEEVKTLIDWCEAEQIPVALTEVWEKGGEGGIDLAEKVLKAIEETPNTFHPLYDLADPIDVKVRTIVQKVYGGLDVEFSAKAKKQLEEYDRYGWTNLPICMAKTQYSLSDNPSLLGKPTGFTVTVREFKPSIGAGFLVALTGEVMTMPGLPKRPAAMNMDVDDNGNAVGLF from the coding sequence ATTAAGCACAAGTCCGACATTGAAATTGCCCAGGAAGCAAAAATGAAGCCAATCACCGAGATAGCTGCAATGCTGGGACTGGCTGAAGACGATTTGGAGCTATACGGAAAGTACAAAGCAAAGCTCTCGACAGACGTTCTCAAAAAATTGCAAACCCGGCCTAGCGGCAAAATTATTCTTGTAACTGCTATTAATCCAACTCCGGCGGGAGAAGGAAAGTCAACGGTTACAGTCGGACTTGGCGATGCGTTTAATAAGATTGGAAAAAAAGCGATGATTGCGATGCGCGAGCCTTCGCTTGGCCCAACAATGGGCATAAAGGGAGGTGCCGCAGGCGGAGGTTACTCCCAGGTGCTGCCGATGGAGGATATTAACCTTCATTTTACCGGCGACCTCCATGCGATTACCACAGCAAACAATGCATTGGCTGCTCTTATCGATAACCACCTGCAGCAAGGAAATGAACTTCGTATTGATTCCCGGCGGATTGTCTGGAAACGGGCGGTCGACCTGAATGACAGGGCACTCCGGAAAGTAATTATCGGCCTTGGCGGACCAATCCAGGGTGTTCCCCGTGAAGATGGCTTTGATATTACAGTCGCATCCGAAATTATGGCAGTCCTTTGCCTGGCTACTGATTTGGAAGATTTAAAACGAAGGCTTGCCCAAATGGTTGTCGCCTATAATGATCAAAAGGAGCCTGTCACGGCGGGCGACCTGGGTGTTGAAGGCGCACTAACCTTGCTTCTTAAGGATGCGGTAAAGCCAAATATTGTCCAGACGATTGAGCACACACCTGCGATGGTACACGGTGGGCCTTTCGCTAATATCGCCCATGGATGTAACTCAGTCATTGCGACGACGACTGCAGCGAAACTGGCTGATTATGTGATTACAGAGGCTGGATTTGGGGCAGACCTTGGAGCGGAAAAGTTTTTGCATATTAAATCGCGCAGTGCCCAAATCAATCCGGAAGCGGTTGTCATTGTTGCAACGATCCGTGCGCTGAAGATGCATGGCGGGGTGCCTAAAAATGAACTTTCAACTGAAAATATCCCGGCTCTGACTCTCGGCTTTGCAAACTTGAAAAAACATATTGAAACAATCAGGGAATTCGGTTTGCCGGCAGTAGTTGCGGTTAACAAATTTGTAACCGATAGCGCTGAAGAGGTTAAAACGCTGATCGATTGGTGTGAGGCCGAACAAATTCCTGTTGCATTGACCGAAGTATGGGAAAAAGGCGGAGAAGGCGGTATTGACCTCGCTGAAAAAGTGTTGAAGGCAATCGAGGAAACACCTAACACATTCCATCCGCTTTATGACTTGGCCGATCCAATTGATGTAAAGGTACGGACCATTGTCCAAAAAGTATATGGCGGCCTTGATGTTGAGTTTTCGGCAAAAGCCAAAAAACAGCTTGAGGAATATGACAGATACGGCTGGACGAATCTGCCGATCTGCATGGCAAAAACACAGTACTCTTTGTCAGATAACCCATCCCTGCTTGGAAAACCAACAGGATTCACGGTAACTGTCCGCGAATTTAAGCCGTCGATTGGCGCAGGATTCTTGGTCGCTCTCACCGGAGAAGTTATGACAATGCCAGGCCTACCGAAACGTCCTGCCGCGATGAATATGGATGTTGATGATAACGGGAACGCGGTCGGGCTTTTCTAG
- a CDS encoding HD domain-containing protein, whose amino-acid sequence MIAKIEEFVKTEMGEDATGHDWHHVNRVRNNALLIAREEGIVDTAIIEMAALLHDIPDEKLNPSAEAGKEKLDAFFHKIGMSETEMHKINDIVYSISYKGGMGVPLPSLEARIVQDADRLDAIGAIGIARTFAYGGKKGQPIYDPDLLVREEMSLEEYRSGKSSTINHFYEKLLKLESLLNTDTAKKMAVSRQNAMEEFLKQFYREWESKL is encoded by the coding sequence ATGATTGCAAAGATAGAAGAATTCGTGAAAACCGAAATGGGCGAGGACGCGACAGGCCATGACTGGCACCACGTTAACCGAGTCAGGAACAACGCCCTGCTAATTGCCAGGGAAGAGGGCATTGTCGATACAGCCATAATTGAAATGGCAGCCTTGCTGCATGATATTCCGGATGAAAAATTGAACCCTTCTGCAGAAGCGGGAAAAGAAAAACTTGATGCTTTCTTTCATAAAATCGGGATGTCAGAAACTGAAATGCATAAAATTAACGATATTGTTTATTCGATTTCATATAAAGGCGGGATGGGTGTTCCTCTGCCTTCTCTTGAAGCCCGCATTGTCCAGGACGCAGATCGGCTTGATGCCATCGGTGCGATTGGTATTGCCCGTACTTTTGCCTACGGAGGAAAAAAGGGCCAGCCAATTTACGATCCAGATCTTCTAGTCCGTGAAGAAATGTCGCTAGAGGAATATCGGAGCGGAAAGTCATCAACGATTAACCATTTTTACGAGAAGCTGTTGAAACTAGAAAGTCTGCTTAACACAGATACTGCGAAAAAGATGGCTGTAAGCCGCCAAAATGCAATGGAAGAGTTTCTCAAGCAATTTTACAGGGAGTGGGAATCCAAACTATGA
- the cspD gene encoding cold-shock protein CspD: MQNGKVKWFNNEKGYGFIEVEGGEDVFVHFSAIQGDGFKSLEEGQEVSFEIVEGNRGPQAANVVKL, encoded by the coding sequence ATGCAAAACGGTAAAGTAAAATGGTTCAACAACGAAAAAGGCTACGGTTTCATTGAAGTAGAAGGCGGAGAAGACGTATTCGTTCATTTCTCAGCAATCCAGGGCGACGGTTTCAAATCCCTTGAAGAAGGTCAAGAAGTTTCTTTCGAAATCGTTGAAGGAAACCGTGGACCACAGGCTGCGAACGTAGTAAAACTTTAA